From a single Girardinichthys multiradiatus isolate DD_20200921_A chromosome 17, DD_fGirMul_XY1, whole genome shotgun sequence genomic region:
- the LOC124882740 gene encoding serine/threonine-protein kinase ppk15-like, translating to MRKGRIRRIFQLEKGAILTSKTSTYRLKKIMGYGAFGLVVKCIKQETGETVAIKISRRHTRHYCQKEGKELKEIKRLGSEDYNIVQFYEEFSYRGQWCLVFELLDITLEDFTRIVVCGGLKLFDIRVITEQLLVALTFLKRSKKAHRDIKPDNVMVQDRKKLKVKLIDFSFLTSVRQMRNVVCCPQIYKSPEDHLNVDVDESVDMWNLGCTLAFLYLGDHLIDGEDDYETWLNIVTLVGHPEEDLLDRADTPFHFYTKIDSEGEQHWELRKDLLDLMNALNNKPSLVSPSPDLLERKIKSLDDIENLRPGKMTPDERKDLLCFIDLLKQMLVLDPLKRITPNEALKHPFITMEHFPVCESNSPYVCEAREKMAIYKLPEGETLGESSATCPKSKTTTSDGVSPSGSSDSSSENSVITTPPSWISRFNVVRRKKGRNYKSPANGMYLMTTIPRRVYSDSLSSKTSSDGVYPASSSTTSSAFNGVSSASLKSEASTQQTADQNEKLLTSSLKKTSTMTDTTNTKEMTTKRICKHPASASESF from the exons ATGAGGAAAGGTCGAATTAGGAGAATTTTCCAACTGGAGAAGGGTGCCATTTTAACCAGCAAAACATCCACATATCGCCTGAAAAAAATAATGGGATATGGAGCTTTTGGACTAGTTGTCAAGTGTATAAAGCAAGAAACAGGAGAGACTGTTGCAATAAAAATTTCACGTCGGCATACCAGACACTATTGCCAAAAGGAAGGAAAggaattaaaagaaatcaaaagGCTTGGATCAGAAGACTACAATATAGTTCAATTTTATGAAGAGTTTTCCTACAGAGGACAATGGTGCCTTGTGTTTGAACTGCTGGACATCACCTTAGAGGATTTCACAAGAATAGTTGTCTGTGGTGGACTAAAGTTGTTTGACATTCGAGTTATCACAGAACAGTTGCTAGTAGCTTTAACGTTTCTGAAACGCTCCAAAAAGGCGCACAGAGATATAAAGCCAGATAACGTAATGGTGCAAGACCGCAAGAAACTAAAAGTGAAGTTAATCGACTTTAGTTTTCTTACATCTGTGAGGCAAATGAGGAATGTGGTTTGTTGCCCTCAGATTTACAAGTCTCCAGAGGATCATTTGAATGTAGATGTGGATGAAAGTGTTGATATGTGGAATCTAGGGTGCACTTTGGCCTTTCTCTACCTTGGAGATCACCTGATCGACGGGGAAGATGATTATGAAACATGGCTGAATATTGTTACACTGGTGGGTCACCCGGAGGAGGATCTTTTGGACAGGGCAGACACCCCATTTCACTTCTATACAAAAATAGACTCAGAGGGTGAGCAACATTGGGAGCTAAGGAAAGACCTACTCGATTTGATGAACgctttaaataataaacctaGTTTGGTGTCTCCTTCACCTGATCTTCTTGAGAGGAAAATAAAGTCGCTGGATGACATAGAGAATCTTCGACCAGGAAAAATGACCCCTGATGAAAGAAAGGATTTATTATGTTTCATAgatcttttaaaacaaatgcttGTGTTAGACCCATTAAAACGCATTACGCCAAATGAAGCACTGAAACACCCTTTTATCACCATGGAACATTTTCCTGTCTGTGAAAGCAACAGTCCTTATGTCTGTGAAGCCCGTGAGAAGATGGCAATCTATAAATTACCAGAGGGAGAAACTTTAGGAGAAAGTTCAGCAACATGTCCGAAAAGCAAGACGACCACTTCAGATGGAGTTTCCCCGTCCGGTTCATCGGATTCCAGTTCTGAAAACAGCGTAATTACCACTCCACCGAGCTGGATCTCAAGGTTTAATGTGGTTAGACGAAAAAAGGGAAGAAACTACAAATCTCCTGCTAATGGCATGTACCTTATGACCACTATTCCCCGTAGGGTTTATTCTGACAGTTTGAGCAGCAAGACCAGTTCTGACGGTGTATACCCTGCAAGTTCATCTACCACGTCCTCGGCATTTAACGGTGTTTCCTCTGCGAGTTTGAAAAGCGAGGCCTCCACACAACAGACAGCTGATCAAAATGAGAAACTTCTGACCAGTTCACTTAAGAAGACATCCACAATGACTGATACTACCAACACGAAGGAGATGACAACAAAACGCATTTGTAAACAT CCAGCCTCTGCATCTGAgtccttctga